The Oncorhynchus masou masou isolate Uvic2021 unplaced genomic scaffold, UVic_Omas_1.1 unplaced_scaffold_497, whole genome shotgun sequence sequence TCTTTGAATCGCTTTTTTCCCCCACTTTGTATtcatcttttttttattttatctccATCAGTCTCGTTtaatctgacctctgacctctgacctctgcggCGTGTAAAGTAAACCATGGAGGATCCTCTCACCCTATATTCATCACTCTACACCAGCAGCCTCCCCACTGCTCTCAACCCCATGAACTACAGCGCTGTTACTGACCTCATGACCAACGCTACGGTCAAACCCTTCAGTGTGTTTCATGGGTGCGAGGAGAATGTGTCAGGGATCCTCTTCGACCTGTCTGTTCAGACCTTCAACGTGTTCCTGGGACTCCCCGCCAACATCTTAGGTAGGTAGGCCAGAGGTTACAGAGGTAAGAGCAGTCCACCAGGAGCCGTAAGGTTGCTGATTCCAATCACAGGAACTATCTTGTACCTTTGAGTCTTTCCAGGGTATTGACCCTTGACCCTATACTCCTTCCAGTGTGTTTATATTTACATAATTCCAGGTTATTGACCCCTGACCCTAAACTACTTCCGGTGTACTTATATTTACATAATTCCAGGGTGTTGACCCCTGACCCTATACTCCTTCCAGTGTGCTTATATTTACATATCTCCAGGGTATTGACCCCTGACCCTATACTCCTTCCAGTGTGTTTATATTTACATATCTCCAGGGTATTGACCCCTGACCCTATACTCCTTCCAGTGTGTTTATATTTACATATCTCCAGGGTATTGACCCCTGACCCTATACTCCTTCCAGTGTGTTTATATTTTGGGTGTCGGGAGCAGAGAAAAACATAATCATTCCTGTCTCTGATGGACTATGAAACTAGCTAATAACATTGTTGTCTTGCCTTGTGGTAGTCATGGTGATTCTGGTCCGTAACCGTAAGGAGCCGTCCTCCTCAGACATCTTCCTGGGCTGTCTGGCCTTCATGGACGCTTACTTTGGCATCATGGTCCCCTTCAGCTATCTGAACATCTACTACTGGCACAGCAAGGATATCTGGTCTGCTCTCATGTTCTCCTTCGGCGTCAAGGTGCAGGGCTATAGGATAACGGAGAATTTAGTGATTCTGGAATTTGGAATTTCAGCGTCTGAAATTGTACCCTGTTACATAgcatactacttttgaccagaaccctatggacacccttatggacacccctatagacacccctaCAGACACCCCTATTCACACCCTtatggacacccctatagacacccctatagacacccccatggacaccactatagacacccctatggacacccctatggacacccctatggacacccctatagacacccctatagacacccctatagacacccccatggacaccactatagacacccccatggacacccctatggacacccctatagacacccctatggacacccctatagacacccctatggacacccctatagacacccctatagacacccctatggacacccctatggacacccctatagacacccctatggacagcaatatggacacccctatggacacccctatagacacccctatagacacccctatggacacccctatggacaccctTATGGACACCAATATGGACAtccctatggacacccctatagacacccatatagacacccctatggacacccctatagacacccctatggacacccctatggacacccctatggacacccctatagacacccctatggacacccctatagacaccaatatgggccctggtcaaaataagtgcactatgtTGGGAACATATGTTGTAGAGGTTACATCCAAAATGACACTCAATTCCTTTCATAGTGCTcgttgggctctggtcaaatgtagtgcactatatagggaataggggggccACTATCTTGTACGTAACATCTCATCTGTGACATTTGACAATAAGTAAAATTGtttttctccacctcctcctcctcttcctccacctccttcctattctcctcctccacctccttctcctccttcctattctcctcctccacctccttctcctccttcctattctcatcctcctcttcctccacctcctcctcctccttcctattctcctcctccacctccttatcctccttcctattctcatcctcctcttcctcttcctccaactCCTTgtcctccttcctattctcctcctccacctccttctcctccttcctattctcatcctcctcttcctccacctcctcctcctccttcctattctcctcctccacctccttatcctccttcctattctcatcctcctcttcctcttcctccaactCCTTgtcctccttcctattctcctcctcctccacctcttcctccttcctattctcttcctcctcctccttcctattctccttctcctcctccccctcctccccctccttctcatcTTCCTTTTTCTCCACTTACTTCTCATCCAGGACACCAGCGGTCCTCTGTTCCTGTCCTGTATCTGTTTGGATCGGTTTGTGGCGGTCCTCTTCCCTCTATCCTACGGCCAGCTGAAGGACACCAAGTACAGGGTGTCTCTCTCGGCGGTGGTCCTGGGGCTCACCTTCACCTATGCCTCCGCCAAGACCATCGGGGGCCTGCACAACTTCGAGAAGGTCAGTCCATAgatcaatcaatcactcaatcAATAGATTAATCAATCAATCCCACTTTATTGTAGAGCACATATTGGACAAAAGTAGCAATACAATGCACTTCACAGtataacataataaataaataacgtaaataaatgaataaaaacaaCTAAAACAAAAAGTTAAAGGTAAAAACACGAAATAAAAACACGGCCAAAAAGGTGCATTTACATATTTCTTTGATAAATGTCCACTTCTGCTACCCTCAGGTCTTCACAGGGACGATCCTGGCAACGTTTGGCTGGATGGTGTTGTGTAACGGGGCCATCCTGGTGGCCCTGAAGAGGTCCAGTGGCTCTGGGAAGGACGACATGCACCCCATGAAGAAGAAAGCCTTCAAGATGGTGATGTCGGTCCTGTCCATCATCGTGTTCAACTACTTGCCTCCGGTGGCTCTGTTCCCTTTTGAGGTGATGACCTGCGTGGGGGCATTGTCCATCGAAATAGATAGATAGAATCACAGACCCACTGACTTCTCCCATTGACCCATTGACTTGACTCCTATTGACTCATTGACCCATTGACTTGACTCACATTGACTTCCATTGAATCACAGACCCATTGACTTGACTCCCATTGACTCATTGACCCATTGACTTGACTCCCATTGACTCATTGACCCATTGACTTGACTCACATTGACTCCCATTGAATCACTTACCCATTGACTTGGCTCCCATTGACTTGACTCCCATTGACTCATTGACCCATTGACTTGACTCCCATTGACTCATTGACTTGACTCCCATTGACTCATTGACCCATTGA is a genomic window containing:
- the LOC135535675 gene encoding G-protein coupled receptor 183-like, translating into MEDPLTLYSSLYTSSLPTALNPMNYSAVTDLMTNATVKPFSVFHGCEENVSGILFDLSVQTFNVFLGLPANILVMVILVRNRKEPSSSDIFLGCLAFMDAYFGIMVPFSYLNIYYWHSKDIWSALMFSFGVKDTSGPLFLSCICLDRFVAVLFPLSYGQLKDTKYRVSLSAVVLGLTFTYASAKTIGGLHNFEKVFTGTILATFGWMVLCNGAILVALKRSSGSGKDDMHPMKKKAFKMVMSVLSIIVFNYLPPVALFPFEDHYPPDTFRCLVQPVGYAFVNISSSIQPIIYLSRLEKIPFLPESWNKWGSSSSKVKDKEVKVETISPA